From Skermanella sp. TT6, a single genomic window includes:
- a CDS encoding sigma-70 family RNA polymerase sigma factor, which yields MAYSFDMELVNCIPNLQRYACKLTRDASSAEDLTQDCLARALSRSHRFEPGTNMQAWLTTMLKNLHFNNLQRDKHVTKVELWDHAMSVEPAQLSRLVFRDVDKAFDSLTPCQRKVVRLVAIEGRPYQEAAEKLNVSIGTIRSRLCRARERLNTLMAA from the coding sequence ATGGCTTACTCGTTCGACATGGAACTAGTCAACTGCATTCCCAACCTGCAGCGCTATGCCTGTAAGCTGACCCGCGACGCTTCGAGCGCCGAAGATCTCACCCAGGACTGCCTGGCGCGTGCCCTGTCGCGGTCCCATCGCTTCGAACCCGGCACCAACATGCAGGCATGGCTGACGACCATGCTGAAGAACCTCCACTTCAACAACCTGCAGCGCGACAAGCACGTCACCAAGGTCGAGCTGTGGGACCACGCCATGTCGGTCGAGCCCGCCCAGCTCTCCCGCCTCGTGTTCCGCGACGTCGACAAGGCCTTCGACAGCCTGACCCCCTGCCAGCGCAAGGTCGTGCGGCTGGTCGCCATCGAAGGCCGCCCCTACCAGGAAGCGGCGGAGAAGCTGAACGTCTCCATCGGCACGATCCGGTCGCGCCTGTGCCGCGCGCGAGAGCGCCTGAACACCCTGAT